The sequence below is a genomic window from Pogoniulus pusillus isolate bPogPus1 chromosome 10, bPogPus1.pri, whole genome shotgun sequence.
GGTCATGGTAGGTTTTGGTTCAGGCTTTACATGTATTTCATCACGATCTGGGGGTTGACTAAGCATTAATGGCTTGTGACTTTTAAGCTTGTGAGCCAGTGTCATAAATATGGCCTCCACATGGTCATTGTCATTGGGGTTTTTGGCAGAGGTTTCAAATAAGGGCATGCTGTGAGTATCAGCAAACTTCTGGGCCAGGTCCGTAGGTACCTGAATAGCATTTCTCAGGTCACATTTATTTCCAACAAGAATCCTTGGTATGTCATTGGCAAGAAGGTGCTGTTTGCACTCCTCTATCCAGGCTGGCAGACTGTGAAAGCTGGCAATGTTTGTCATGTCATACACAAACACCACGGCGTGCACGTTCCTGTAGTAGTGCTGCACCATGCTCTTCCGGAAGCGCTCCTGCCCGGCCGTGTCCCACAGCTGGATCTGCACAGGGAAagacagcaagagaagaaagaatgGCTCATtgctcctgctggaaagcaacaCCAGGCACTTGTAGCTCAACACCATTCTATTCACTTATCACATTTGAAGCAAATCTGCTCTTACATCATCACAgcactttagaggttggaaagaacctccagcgatgatccagcccaacctccctgccaaggcagggtcacccagggtagttcacatagtaatgcgtccaggtgggtttggaaagcctccaaagaagaattcacaacctctctgggcagcctgctgtcacACACACTCCTCTTGTTGAGCTGAAACCATCTCTGGTCCAGTTTGtatcccttgctccttgtcttacgaCTGCTGACCATGCTAAAGAGAtttgccccagccacttgacacccacccctctgaTATCTGTATAACTTCATCAGaccttctctcagccttctcctctccagactaaacaacctcaggtttctcagtctttctttgtGGGGGGAGATACTCAAGTCCTCCATTcgtcctcatggctctctgctgaactTTCTATAGCAGGtccctgtttctcttgaactggggagccccgaACTGGACACTGTATTGCAGGTGTTTGAGCTACTATCTTGGACATAAAAATTAAGAACAGAGAAAGGTGAAACGGAAAAGTGCTGCAGTCTGTGAGTGACAAAGTGAACGTGGCAGGGATAGGCCACAAAATGGCAACAATGGGTAAGTTAACATAAATTCATTGGAGCATCCAAAACTCTgtatctggaagcacagcttgtacctgtcctttgctgctttcatagaatcacagaaccaagcaggttagaagagacctccaagctcatccagcccaacctagcacccagccctgcccaaccaaccagaccatggcactaagtgccccagccaggcttggcttcaacacctccagggatcaggactccaccacctccctgggcagcccattccaatgccaatcactctctctgccaacaaattcctcctaacatccagcctagacctcccctggcacaatctgagactctgttctcttgttctgttgctgcttgcctggcagaagagcccaaccccacctggctacagcctcccttcagggagctgcagacagcaatgagctctgccctgagcctcctctgctgcaggctgcacacccccagctccctcagcctctcctcacagggctgtgctccaggcccctcaccagctttggcgccctcctgtggacaccttccagcacctcaacatctctcttgaactgaggagcccagaactggacacagtactttgCTGTGCTCACTTCTCTCCTCCCCtgatgctgttttggctgcttggCTACTTCACTCCATCACCACCTCCTCTAAGGTTGCTATATTCTGTAATAGTTTGTGTTTTTACAGTTAAACTAAATAAAACTATTTTGTTCTCTGACTTTGCAAATTCTGAGTTGCAGTGAATTCTCTCAGGCAGATTTACAGTAAGTTACTGGGGGAGAGAGATCCACTCTAACCTATACCACACCATTTCTGAAACATCTtggtcctcagagctgctcctggttgaagccaggaagaagagatgATGTAACCTGTTCATCCCAGGTGCATGAGGAAAAGTGCACCTGGCAGCTCTAGGGAGCTTCTtctgccactctactctgccctggtgaaacaacacctggaatactgagcccagttctgggctccccagttcaagagagacagagacctgctggagagagcccaaaggAGAGACACAAGGATGCTtggggcacttgagcatctcccctacaaaaaGAGACTGAGAAGCCTGGTGCTGCTTAGtcctgagaaggaaaaaatgagagGTGATACAATCAAGAtacacaaatatctgaggggtgggtgttaaGTGGCTGAGGGTCTCTtctgggtggtcagcagcaaggagacaaggagcaatggacacaaactggaacagagaaggtttcagctcaacatgaggagaaatttcttgagagtgagagagccctggagcaggctgcccagagaggttgtggagtctccttctctggagcctttccaaacccacctggacgcattactgtgtgaactaccctgcgTAATCctaccttggcagggaggttggactggataatcatTTTTCTTATTGTCTAAAACACCATCATCTTCCCCAaagtgttgttgttgttagcaTGAAGTTAACTGCCTGCTGTGGAAACAGAATCAAACAAACTATGAATAACAATGCCACCACCAAAGCCCGAACAAAGCTTTCTCTGTGGTGCTATCTATTGGAATCAAATCCTCCAGTGATGGACCTCTAGCTTCCAGCTTTTGAGCAGCAatgtttcctttccttcctgggAAGGGAGTCTTCATCGGACTGAGAATTCAGGGACTATTAAATAACGAGGGTGAACTGAAAACTCAACCTGTTCCCATGCATTTATCCCTTAATAAAACTGTTCTCCCATTACCACAGTGCTGCACTCTTTTGATCCAAATTGCTTCAGCAAAGCTCAGAAGTCGCAAGTGTTTGGAGTGCTGCCTTGTTTACCGTTTTCTACCAGTGTCTTTGTTATTAAATTCACACACCAAGTGTCAGGGAAATCTGCTGATGGCAGCGAGCTAAGATGCATCACACTCAGAGAGGATCATCACAGCATCACGTTTTCTGAAAGCTGGGACAGCAGAAACAGGGTGAAACTGAATGGAAGCAGATGCAAAGTCTTGGTAACAGTAACTAATAATAAAGACTTTTCCTCTAAGCCCAGGACTATTAAAAGAGATGATGGTCCAGGGACACGAGTCAGTCACAGGATGGCTTGACTCACTAGTGTGAGAGAATGAAGGGAAAAGAGCAAGTGATGGTTATGTTTTCTGAAGGATGGGCACCCATCCCTAAGGAAAAACTGGAGAGGGAGCAGGTGGAAATGGCAGTTCCTGGTTTCATCAGGGGAACTGAGAATTCTCACAAGAACATCAGAACAGCTTGGGCTTATCTAGTCCAGTCCAGTTATCTGTGgcttctgatcatagaatcgtagaatcatagcatcaaccaagttgaaagagagctccaagctcatccaggccaacctagcacccagccctggccagtcaaccagaccatggcactaagtgccccatccaggctcctcctgaacacctccagggatggtgactccaccacctccctgggcagcttagcAACTGCAATGTTTCCTGAAGCATTCCTGTAAATTAACTGATTCTTTGAAGCTATTAATACTTGACATGGGCTTTtggacaagagaaaaaaaacaaggctAGCATAGAAGCCCAATTTTAAAACAATTTTCACCAATGTTTGTTGGTACCACTTAAGGTTTTGCCCTTAAAcatgaacaacaaaaaaaatagaagattaAGGATGAACTTTTCATGCAGGAACAAGGCAAGAGTGAATACAAATCTAGTGTGTTACCTGGATCACCAACTGCAAGACCTaacatagaatgggttggaagggacctccaaaggtcatagagtccaacctccttgcagtcagcaggagcatcctcagctagacctgcttgcccagagcctgatcttcaacatctccaagaacagggcctcaaccacatccctgggcatcctgttccagtgttcactaccctcatgtctctgcagtgctgagtgaaGTTAGCTTACAGCTCCAGATGTAGCTGTGGTCTGGACCTGGGGGCTGTGCAGCCACATGAAGCCTGCTCAATTCCTGCTGTCAATCAGTGGCTGACTAGTACAACATCAAACAAAAGCATTTTACATGGCTCCCAAAAGGGTGTTAATTTGAGTGCCTTCCTTTGAGTGGGGAAACACCACAGACAGTAACAACATCACACTTCACTATCAACTTTATTCATAGCTGACTGGCAACAATACAACaacctcctgctctgtgcatCTGATCTTTGACTTCTCATCTGAAATCTCCAAAACAGATAAATGTGGTCCATCACCAGTCCAAGCAACAGCACCCAGAGACACCTTAGATCCATTGCTGCACCTAAAAAGGCCATTCCTAGGAAAAGAAGACAAGTCTCCCTAGCCTCTACTGGCAGAAGACAGTAGTCACTTGCAATCCATCTCCTTTTAGACCTACTTGCCCTAGTATTACACTCTAAACACAACCGACTGCATAGTTTGTCAAGGCAGTTTAGACAACCAGAATAAATACAAGCACCAACATCTGGCTGAGATGAATGCAATACCCAGATGAAAGATATTTCCAGTTCTAGGCACCTTACAAAGTCAGGAGTCTTACAGAAAAAGGCTCATTCATTTGGAATCTGACAAATGAACGAGAGAAGAAATATGCACAGACTAGAGTAATGCTTATGTTCAGGCTATGTAACGTTAGGAGATCATCTTGGGAAATGCTCTATCAAAGAGCTCATTTCCACAGGCAGCTGACAGCTTGCACTTCTCTCCCCACCTCATTCACAGAGCCACACGTAAGTCAAGTGCAGATCTGCAAGTCTGCTGCCAGCCTTGGGCACAAAAGGGGAAATTCAATTCGAGATTTACCTATCTTCCAAACTAGGCTTACAGTCCCTCCTAATGTTCCTTAGGTGGACCTTTCAGGCTTGAAGGGTTTTATCTGAAACTAAAAATGTTCATATTCTTGGCACAGGATTATTGGTACTGAGAGACAAATCCTTCCCCAAGACTGAAACCTTCACATTTTTTGCCTCTTGCCAGGTGAATGGAGATCACTCcctttctgccccccccccaaaaatattTGCCCTGCTGAAAAACAACACTGAAAATGTTCACGATGACAGATGTGCCTTGAGGAACTACCGTTAGGGTTACTGTTTCATCATTAGTTCAATACCATCCATCTCCCAGGGTGCATACATTTTTACAACAGCTCTTCAAAAGGTGTGCTTGGCAAATCTGCTAATAAACCTGTGGACAGAGTCACTTTGTCACACTCCCTCGGGAAAACAAATGGTGCTTAAATATACTGAGTCAGCTATCACCTCCCACCTCCTGACTCCCTTTCTGTGGGTGCAGAAAAGCTGTTTTTAAACAAAGACTCCTTTAGCATGCATGGTTTATAACATCCTGGGAAACATAACTGGCATTTAATGAAGATAGAACAGTAAACAGCCTCTCCTTTCagaagatgggggaaaaaaacaacgaCGTGAAGAGCTCAAAGGTACAGAACATCATGTTTGGACTTTCCTCTTTGAATTTAATTTGCATCCACTGCTCTTTTAATGTAGGTCAGGCCAGAATGACATCATTGTTTTCAACACTTAGACCAGTTTAGGAAGAACAACATTTAGAAGGCAAAAAATTGACAGCTTTAATTCATTCCTCTCATCCAGCCACCATCCAGCGTTCCACGTGAGGCTGCTCTACAAGCTACCAAGCAGTAGGCTGGCCCCTGTGTCTTGGAACTCTGCACAATTGGTGTGGGAGACCCCCGGTGAGAAGAAgtgtgcctgcctgtgctgctgccagtgacACAGCGTTTTTCCAGCTGCCAGGGAAACGctcacttctgcagcagcacaagatGACCATCCAGCTggctgggggagggagagaaaggaaagagaagatgcTGCTTTATCCTCTCCTGCAGTGGAAGAAGGAAAATGCCTCTGCTGAGCAAGCCCTTTGGagcacagaaagagagaagtaACTCGGTTCAGCTTGCCCGGTTCGACAGGCACTGTTGCAGCTCACTGCTACAAGCAGCAAAGgcaaagaggagggagaggagctggcaAGCTCAGAAACTGGTGCGTATTTGACAACACAGAGCTCGAGTCCTGGCCACGATGACAAACTTTACTCCTTTTAAAGCTGAAAGGCAACCTCCCAGAAAACGGCTCTCAAAAGCACCTCCCTCGGCTCTCAAAAGCACCTCCCTCAGTTCTCTGCCGGCCCCAAGCAGAACTGCTCTATTCAGCAGGTAGCAGTCTCAGTGATGCAGCAAAACCACCTAACACAACGTACATAACCCATGCaaagcatctcaccaccctgcaTTAGGCTAcattcttcttctctccagagatgggaaaaTGCCAGCCAAGAAGATGGCACTGCCAAGAGGATCTCCCTCAGACATGGACAGCAACAGACCAGAGCACAGCATTTCAGAAGTGCAATTCACTGGTTTCAGAAAGTGCAGCCAAGATTCTCACTCAGAGCAGTAAACTACACAGATACCAGGTGAAAACAATAAGAGAACAATGAATGCAAATGGACTCAGATGCCCCCCACAGCTTCTTTGATCAAGCAAGCAAGGAAAaactgcagcttgcagctccATGACAAAGCCTGGTGATAACAGCTGCAAAAGCATCATAGAACAGCTTAGGctagaaaggacctcagagatcatctactctaacCCCACAGgcaacaggcagggacacctctcaactagatctGGTTGCCCAGACTACTGTTACTCCTTTTCCGTGTTATCAAACACTGTGATAGATACAGACCGGCAGTAACGGTAAAGGCAATTTGTAGTTAGATTCTGGTTTGAGCCATGGCATTCCTAGACAACAAGCTGCACCTGCAAGCAGCAAGCAGTCTAAACCGCAGGTGACTTCAGCACGCCCAGTAAAATGTATCTATCAACCAGGTGCACTTCACGTACAAGTCCAGCTCTGGTCTTTCACATTCAGAGGTGCCCCAGGCTAAATGAGCTCCCCGCCAGGAGAGCCTCCGCTGTGTTCAGCGCCAGGGCTCAGACTTGGGCAGCCGCACCTCACCCCTTTCCCCTCAGCTGAGAGCCCTTCCGTGCTCACCAGCCGCCAGCAGATCCcactgcacagcctgtgccctcctccacctgtgctccctgctcatctgccagctcattATTGGCAGCAGCTGGGTCGGGGCCCGGCGAGTGAGCCGCTACCTGCCGCCCCACCAGCCTGCGGCCGGGCAAGGCCCGCGGCGGGCAGCGCTCCCAAGGCCGGCGGCCTAGCGCGGCACCGACACGGCCGTGCACGGACGGCGAGAGCCGCGACAccccccgccccggcccgcTCCCGTCGCGGCGCTACCTTGATGCGCTCGCCGTCGATGCTGACCGCCCGCTCACGGAAGTCCACGCCGATGGTGGCCTCGGTGCGCTGCGGGAAGCGGCCGGCGCAGAAGCGGTACGTGAGACACGTCTTGCCCACGTTCGAGTCCCCGATgacgatgatcttgaagatgcGGGAGCGCGCCGGGGGCAGCCCGCCGGGGAGCGCGCCGCTGCCCGTCAGGCTCAGCTCCAGCGAGGACTCCAGCTCGGCTGCCGCCGCCATCATCGCTCCCCTGCACCCAGGCGGAACGCCTCGGGGACGGGGATCACGGCCGCCACGCTCTTCTTCTCCTCGCCCTCCTGCCGCTCGGTCCGGCCGCCCGTTCCTCGCCGGCCCGGGCAGCGCGGCCCGTTACTCACCGCCCCGTCCCGCCGCCCGGGCAGCGCCGCCCGCCCCCAGCGCGCCGCCGCTCGCGCCCCGCCGCGCCACGtcgcgccccgccccgccccgccccgcccacCGGGCCTGGCGGATCTCGCGAGAGCGCGGGCGGCCCCCCGCGGCCAACCGCCGGAGGCGCAGCCGTTGGGCGCCCGTTGGGCTCCCGGCGTGCGCCGCTGCCCTCGGGACCTTCTCCGTGGGGCTGCCCTCAACTCCTTCATCCCCCTGCCTGTGCACACAGTGGCAGTCTGCGCTAGGATGCTTAGGGGCAACCTCCGTAACTCAGGAAAGCCAGAAAGCGGAAAAcgctaagctacagcacagaTGTGAGGGAGTGCCGCTGGCAGGGAAGGGCCCTGGCGGTGTGACGCCCCTGGGGACACCGTCAGGCTCTGGAGGAGcagtcctcctcttcctccctgccGGTGGGCTACAACCTCTGCCCAGCTGAATCTGCGCCATAGCAGCTATGGGCGCAGGAGCCTGCTTGGGGCTGTCGGGGAAGGGGGCTCTGGTGCTGCCACTTCCCCCGGGGGCATCATCAGGGTGTGGAGGAtcagtcctcctcttcctcccttacTAGTTagtgggctgcagcctgtgggggCTGTGGAAGTGCTGCCACGGTGTGCCCCAGGGCCTCTTCCTGGCACCGTTGCTCCTCTGGCAGTGGGGAGAACCCAGCTGCCCAGTACCAGCCTCACAGGCACTGAGGAGATGAAGCAGTGCTccctgcagtgcctggagcagagcacctgGAGAACAAGAGAAACACCCAGGCGTGGCAAGTGGCACCTCAGCTCCAGGAGCACcccctggagaggctggcagaggagggcagcttcGCTCCTAAATCCAGTCCCATCTGCTGGGGATGCTTGGGCagtgccccccctccccccgctcACAAGCAGAAGCTCCTCAGGTACTCACAGGAGCGCCTGTGCAGCCCGGAGAGGAAGTAGTTGGCCAGAGGGGGGGTGTAGGTCAGGCACTGCAGGACAGAGTTGATGAAGCAGGTCTCGCCCATGTTGTAGAGGCCAGCTCCAGGgccctgtctctgctgccacTCCAGGCAGATCTCCTCGGATGAGAGGATTCCCTCTGGCGGAGCCATTCCCTCGGCAGGCACTGCAGGGAaatgagaggggaggagaggtgagaccatgctgctgcagctcaggtgttgccagagctggtcctgcccAGGAGCACCCAGGACAGCCAGCCCGGACTGCGCCCAAGGGCACCGGGGGCAGCCAAAGGCTGCCACTgaaactgcctgctcctgtgtcccgttccctgcctgctccatcgTCTGTccccagagcccaaccctgctCACCGGCAGCACAGAGAGAATGGGAGCTGAAGGAATACTAAATAACTCCCACCTGTTTGTaccagaaggaaaataaaggcttcaccacagcatgaggagaaactggagTGTAGAAGGCTTCACCCACAGAATGACAGGGAGggtgggaggctgtagccaggtggggttgggctcttgtttCAGGCAATCatcaacagaaggggacagagtctcaagttgtgccaggggaggtctaggctggatgtcaggaggaagttgttgtcagagagagtgattggcattggaatgggctgcccagggaggtggtggagtcaccatccctggaggtgttgaagccaagcctggctggggcacttagtgccatggtctggttgcttggccagggctgggtgctaggttggactggatgagcttggaggtctcttccaacctggctgattctatgtcttgATCCATGACCCTCCTGTCAcactgagcacccccagcaggACCCACCCTTGCTCCCAAAGAAAAGGGCAAGGGGAGAACAAGAGAGAAATCCAATctctcactgagagagtcattggacactggaatgggctgcccagggaggtggtggagtcgccgtccctggagctgttcaaggcaagattggacgtggcacttggtgccatggtctagccttgagctctatggtaaagggttggacttgatgatctgtgaggtctcttccaaccctgatgatactgtgatgccaACTTGTGCACAAGCAGCTGAGGCTTTCCTCCAGCTCTTCTCTTTCAGGGCAGCAAAGAGCTCCCCTAagagctcagcacaggaagggtcTCCAGTCTGAGCAGATCTCTTCgctcttctcttcccctgcagctgctttgaccccagcagctccatgcctcaggc
It includes:
- the RAB33B gene encoding ras-related protein Rab-33B, coding for MMAAAAELESSLELSLTGSGALPGGLPPARSRIFKIIVIGDSNVGKTCLTYRFCAGRFPQRTEATIGVDFRERAVSIDGERIKIQLWDTAGQERFRKSMVQHYYRNVHAVVFVYDMTNIASFHSLPAWIEECKQHLLANDIPRILVGNKCDLRNAIQVPTDLAQKFADTHSMPLFETSAKNPNDNDHVEAIFMTLAHKLKSHKPLMLSQPPDRDEIHVKPEPKPTMTCWC